The Flavobacterium sp. 140616W15 sequence CTTAATTTAATATAAAACATCATGAACGATTTACTAGTAAAAATCAACGCGGAACTTGAAATATTCAAAACAGAATCTGAATCTTTAATTGAAAAAGGTGTTAAAGCGGCAGGGGCAAGAGCCCGCAAATCAACACTGGAAATTGAAAAACTGTTGAAAGAGTTTAGAAAGGTTTCTATTGAGGAGTCTAAGAAATAATTTTTAGCAGTCTTACTTACTTTTAAAAGAAGAGAATGGGGTTTTTAAGCCCCATTTTTTTTTATGCTGTTTTTATTTTTTTAATCTGATTCTGCCGGTTGATTCTTCATATTTTTCTTAAGAGGAACAATAGCATTGCTTTTAATCAGGATTATTATGTTTTTTCATTAGGCAGCCTCTCCCGCTTTACGCTGCAATCTTTTGTGTCGAACTCCGGCACAAAAGGATTTCCGCTGCAATCGGGGCTGGAGAGAAAACATTGTACTTTTAAGCAAAATTTGTTTTTTAGTGTCTACAGCTAGCTAAATTTTATTTTAACATCTAATCTTTCTTCCATCTTGTCTGCTTTTTTATTTACTTTTTGAACGATGTAGTTTGAACAATGTTCAAAAAGACCAAAGAATTTTTCATAGTCGCTCACTGGTTCCTTGTAAGTTATGGTCTGGCTTAAAGTAATTTCATCTTCGACTTTTTTCTGAAAAACTATTGCAAGTTCAAAATCACTATCGCCATTATGTGCTATGTATTCATTACGCATATCCATTAAGTCCAAATGAATTTCTTTTAATTTCGGTTCATTTTTGAAAACATCTTTGGGATCCAAAGATACTTTTCCGCTACCAGAACTTGAAAAACATTTTGCATAGGAGAGGATTGAATTTTTAAACATTCCATGAGACAGAACAAATTCTTCAAATTTATCGAAAGGATATTTTTCGTTGAATGTTTTAGAGAATTCTAGCGAATGCTGCGCTTCCAAAATCTGCATTGCTAAATTTGTCCAGGAATTTAAATACTTGGTTTCATCTTCGCTGATGACAAAATTTTGATCAGTTAAGCTTTTTAAATTCTCAGTTAGATCTTCTTTTTGCATAGTTTATTTCTTTAAGCACTATTAGTTAATCTAATTTTAGTTGTCGTAATAAACTCCAAAATCATGATCCAGTGAATCTGGCAGTCTATCCCCTACGAATTTATTTTTCCAGAGAATGCGGGTTTCAACGTCGTCATTATCCTGCCAGTCAACAGTTGACTTTACTTTACCGATTGCATGAATATCTAAATCTGAATGGGATGCTAAATGCTGATAAAGATATTCTTCAATATGATCGTATTCAAAGTCATCGCTGGCTCCGCTTAATTCATTAATAAGTGTGTATATCTGGCTGTCCTGAACGCATTCTTCGATTTTATCAAATTCCAGACAATTGTTACATACGCAGATTACATCTCCGTATGTTTCGGAATATTCTGTGCTTTGCTCGCTGAACACTAAAACGTTTAAAAGCTCACCATCGATGCAGTTTTTGCAGCGCGAAAATTTCTGTAATTTTTTTATTGTTTCCTTTTCAATTTTTAGAATAGCATCGAATTCGCGAAGAAACTTTTTAGCTTCTGAATTGCAATTCTCAATTACAGTCAGATTTTCAAAACTTTTTGCTGCGTTAAGCGACCAGTTAAAAGAACCATTTAAAATAGTTACTCCATCAATTATAGCAAATTTGTGATGCATATGATTATTGTTACTGGGCATTTGCAGTAATTTTATCACCGCACCTTTTTTTTGAAGGTTTTTGATACAATCCATATATCTTCGATTAGACGGATTGTCCGTGCAGATAATTTTAAGTTGAATTTCTCTTTCTAAAAGAGCAATAAAGACATCATTGTACAGTTCAAAGTTTATCCATGCTACCGCTGCCACAACTTCTTTTTTTGCCTTTTTTAATTCTTCTTCTATTATATTTTTATGATCTTCGAAATAGGCAGTTACTTTCATTTTTTTAATATTTAAATTCTATTTTTTTAGACTATGTGCGACATTATTGCCAACGTTAATTAAGAGTACTAATTAACTATAGTCTCTGTTTTTTTTTGATTAGGAAGAAAACCAAGCTCTTCGGGATATTTGTTTAATGATTTTACACGTTTTTTTCCTTTCTCAAAATTACGTGGCGAGACATTCAAATATTCCATGTTTTCCCAATCCTTCCTGATAGATTCAATTTTTTGATTGAGCTCGTATTCTAATAAATTTCCAGTCAAAACGGTTTCAATTTTATGTCTAAGTTTTTCATAGCTATTGCCTAATTTTCTATGCGCTTCTGATTTTTCGCCCGGTTTAAGAAATGTTTGTAAGCCCGTCAGAATTGCTACGATTGTAGTTAACAGCGGGATCATAAACTCATGTTTCAAAAGGATTGGAAGTTTTTGAAATGTATCTGGCTCAAGTCCAGGAAATCTGTAAGAACAAGCAATTAAAGTGGATAAGGCAAATGCCGAAATACCAATATATTTTTCACGATTTGACCAATAAATTGATTGATCTATATTGGCATACTCAAGTTGATGGATTTTTCTCATCCAGTCCAAAATCATTTTACGCTTTTCGTCAGTCATAATAGGTCAATTTGTTTTTTTTCAATTTTATCAAGTAGGTATTTTGGGTCAATATGCATTCTTCGATTGATTTCTGATTCTTTCTGATTTGTCGGACCAACCACGAAAGAACGATCCACCAATCCATTTTTAGCAGTAAAACAAAAGAATGCTGCAGAAAGACCATCATCGTCAGCAGTACCAGAATTATGATAATTTTCGGCTTTAATCTGATAACTACCTCCGCTCATATAAATCTCGTGACTAATCTGCTTTATATTTACATAAATATCATCGTTTGATGCGGTTGAAGTATGTCGATTAATGTCGCTTAAAGATTTATTGTAATTTATCGTAAATCTTATATTTGAAGCAGGCACTTTTGATTCTTCAACTAAATACCGATCGTTAATTGTTTTCCCTGTAATAATCCAACTGTGTGCATGGAATGAATGTGTGTGAATAGAGAAATTTTTTGACGCATTCTGGTCAATATATTGGTCCAATGACTTATCCCAAATGTGCAAACGAATAAATTCAAACTCAGACATCGGCTCAGTTACTTTAAATAAAGGTATTGAGAGGAAACCTTGAGAGCCAATTGACGAAATAGTGTCTTCACTTCTTATTATCCTAATAGAAGAAGAAATATACTTCCATGTTTGCTTAAGATTCAATATCATATCGTCTTCTCTGGATTTTTGAATCATAAAGACGCCTAAAATTCTATAAGCTAAAGATGCTAGATAAACATCATCGGTGTTTTTAGCCAATTCTTCAAGTTTATAAATATCTAGTTTATCGTTTAGAAATAAATCTCCCGGAAAGTTCTTTAAAGTCGGTAGTTTGTTTTGGCAATCAGGAGGATAACAGGTTTTAATACCCTTAATATAAAGTTTAAAATTTTCAATGTTTATCATTTATTGTTATTTTGGATTTTCAAAATATTACTTCACATTCTGATACTACGGACGATTGGTGATTAAATTAAGCCCTGTTTTGGGATTTGTCAAATCATCCCAAGTATAAAACCAACTTTCCATTCAGCGAAACCCAAATTGCTTGTAGTGTGCGTTACGCGTTGTGCTTATATCTACAAGGTTTCTCATTTCAATTTTAGGTTCAGCAGGCAGTTTTAATTTTCGCTTTTTGTTATTAAGACAATTTGCTTGTTATTTAAGTAAGTTTTTTACATTTTTGAATTATTTCCTCTATATTTTCTTTTGAACCATTTAGAAAAAATAAAGAAATTAGTAGAGGAATAGCTAATATAAATAAGTAAGATAATGAAACAAATAAAAAAGTACCAATGTCATCTGCATCTTGATAATAATAAATAGTAAACTTAATAATGCCGTAAAATGCTAAAATAGAGGTTGATATGCTTATTAGGAATCTAAATATTAATTCTAAAAAGGATTTTTTTCTTGTTTCTATTTTTGGCTGTTTTCTTGATGAATGATATGTTTCAGAAGGCTTTGTATTATTTGCATTTTCTTGATTCCTTTGAAGAGAAAAAGTATAAGCAAAAATTATCGTAAAAAATTGTAAAATCATTAATGGAGATGTATTAACCATACAAATGGTAAATATTATTAGGAGGAAGGAAACAATATTCAAACTTTTAAAACTAATAAATCCTCCAAAATAAATAATTAAAAAGACGACAATTTGGAATATTAATACTTGCATTTTTGCTATTTAAAATTTATTTTAGTTTTCTGATTATTAGTTATTTGTGGTGGATAACGCATAACGTCTTGGCGCTTGATTGAGGAATAAAGAGGCGAGATTTTTCGGTTAAACACAAATTTTCCAAATACAAAACCATCTTTAAGTTCATCCTAAAACCCCAATCTCGCCAAAGGGCTGTTGCCGGTTCGTTCTTCTCTTCTGCGACCATGTGCCCATTAGTTAAGTAATTTTGTTTTAAAAACGTCAAAATTATCTTGACCCCAAATGTTTCTTTGAATTGCAAACTTGTAACGATACTTACTGTATGAACTTAAAAGGGCATCTTCAAATTCAACACTTATTCCAACCTCTGGTGCTTCAAATGCTAAAGCTTCCTTTATTTTGTTCGATAGTTTTAATCCAATAGTTTGGTCAAATTTGGCATTATTTAGAAAATAGTTTTGGTCGATATGTTCTCCGTTGTTAGGTATAATACAAAGAAAATAATTATCGGGATGAGCATTGGCTTTTTTGGCTTGCTTATGTGTCATGTTTATTTGATTTTCTGTTGTTCTAATTGATTTTAACTCAATGTAAAAACGTTTATCGTTTGCAGGATTTGTAATAATGAAATCTTCTTCTCCTTCAACTTTTTGAATAATCAGCCTGTTATCGTTGTTAATTAGCTGATGAAATAATGTCTCAAAAATATCGCCTGTTTCCTTCTTGAATTTAAACTCTTCTTTTTCTTTCCGTAAGTCCGCAAGAACTTGTTCACCCAACCTTATTTTAAGCTCCAAATCTGGGTCTTGAAGCAGAGCTATTTTGGTTGCATCAATGTTGGATAAATCTTCAACAGATATTTTTCCATCACGGTCTTTTTGCAGAAGATCAGTTATGTGTCTTATTTTACTTTCGTTTGCTGTTTTGTATAGTAAAGTTTCCGTTCTAAGTCCTTTAAAATGTTCTTTCGCTTTATAATGATTGTCATTAAGCCAATTTAGTAACCGAGAAAAAACATCCCTTAATTCATTAGAGGGGTTTTCTTCTTTCAGCAAGTCTTTTATTGTGTCAGAAATTGTAGTTCCTATTAAGGAAAGTGTTTTCGTTCGTGTTGATGGAAGTTCAAGAAAAATCTTTTTATCTAACATATCGTTACGCCAATCAGTTACTTTGGATGTTACTTTTGATATGTCTGCAAGAATTATTTTAAGTTCTTGGTCTATTGTGTCATCATCAAGAAATAGCTCATCTTTCTTTTTAAAAGTTCCAAATTGGTTTGGAAGTATTTGACTATCGGTAATATTTAATAGCGATGCTTCTTCTTTATTTACGAATGCCACAAAGTTATTGAGCCATAACAACGTTTCATCTTTTGTTTTTGAGAGAGCAATTTGTAAATTTTCAACCGTTTTGTATGATGATATTAGTTTAGTAAATGAGTTAATATTATGCTTTGGACAGTCGTCCCAAATTACACCATACCAATTGCTTGATTGAACTTTTTGAGGAATTCTATTTGGAAATAGAGCATTCATAAAGTCCCAAAGTTGCAAACGAACATCTTCTTTTAATTCTGACTGGAAATATACTTTTTGTTCGTTTAGGGAAATTGGTAGGCTCTCTCCATTATCAACATCAACTAATGGAACTTGTTTTATGTAATTCTTTATAGGTGTTTGAATTTTTTCCTTGAACCAAGTTGAGTTAAAGTCCGCAATAAGTAAACTGTCTTTTAGAGATTTAAACAGCAAATATGTGTCCTGCCATTTTTGAGTAGAGGCGTAGTTCGTAATTGATTGAAATAAAGGAACAACTTGTTCTAAAAGGCCTTGATTTGTTTTTCCTTCGATTGTGTCAGCTAACCAAATCCCATCTCTTTCTTCTTTGGGTAAAAATGAAATACTATTAATGGCTAATGGAAATTTGAAATCATTAGCACCAATTAAAGGAAAGGGGCAAAACAATAAAGGTTGATGTTCAATAAATTCCTTTATGTATGTTTTACCATTCAATTCATAAATTTCAACCGCAATATCAACAACACCGTCAGAACATATTATTAAATTAATGATTTCCGCTTTGTTTTGTCCATTTTCAAAGGTCTTTTTTTCTATTGCAATTAGCTTGATATTTTCTGTTAGTTGCTTCGTTGTCTCATCAATTTTGTGATAAGTAATAGTAGAGTTAGAAATTTGATTTAGTATTTCAACTGATTGTATTTTAGGTATAAATGCTAATGCAAAAGGAAGTGAAACATCAAAATCTAAAATTGACTGTGTTGCTAAATGTAAACTATGAGTGTCTAATTCATATTTAAAAGAAGTTTCAAAATTAGATGAACTGTATTTATAATTCTGAATTTCTGTGCGTTTTGCTCTAAATTCTTGCCAAGTATTATTTATACTCTCAGCAATTTGAGGTTTGTCAGAACCTGAACGATCAAGAGTAAAATTAAAGTTAAGGGCTTGATCGTCTTTTAAGTAAATACCCTTTACTTGTGTTTTTTTTGATAGAATATGTGTAGCTAAAAAGCCTGTTCCAAATCGTCCTGATTTGTCTGAATTTTCTTCGTCTCCTTTGTCTGAATATGGGAATACTAAATTTTTTGCGTCTTGATAGCGAAATGGATTTCCATTGTGCTGAAAATCAATAAATTCTTGTCCATTATTTGACCCAATTATTAGTTTAACAGAAACTCTTTCGTCAGGTTTAACAGCATCTTTTGCATTTTGTAATAATTCCCAAAACCATCTTCTTTTTGCAATTTCAGGTCGATTACGAACTTTTATTAATTTGTCATTTATGTCCTTTGCTGAAAGTTTGAATACTACTTCAAATAATTCTTTTACTTCTTCTTCGTTATATGTCATAATTTGTCGTCTTGCTGTTTTTTAGAATGACCGGTAAAGTTCTGGTACTACACGGGTTTCGGACTAAATTAAGCCCTTTCTTCGGATTTGCCAAGTCATCCCAAATACAAAACCAACTTCCCATTAAGCCTATTGCCCAAATCCGTTGTAGCTGTTGCGCAACGTTCTAATCACATATCTGCTAATGATTTATAATTTAAAATATTTGAATTTTTAATTAGTGTTGTACTCATATTAATCCATTTATTTGATAATATAATATCGTTAGGCGTTTGTTCCCCTCCACTTTGAAAAAATCTAGGTCTTGTAACATCTTTAATGATTTCTTTTCTAACAGATTCATCGTCGATCTGTGGCAAATAAAAATTTTCGGA is a genomic window containing:
- a CDS encoding SLATT domain-containing protein, which codes for MTDEKRKMILDWMRKIHQLEYANIDQSIYWSNREKYIGISAFALSTLIACSYRFPGLEPDTFQKLPILLKHEFMIPLLTTIVAILTGLQTFLKPGEKSEAHRKLGNSYEKLRHKIETVLTGNLLEYELNQKIESIRKDWENMEYLNVSPRNFEKGKKRVKSLNKYPEELGFLPNQKKTETIVN
- a CDS encoding phospholipase D-like domain-containing protein — its product is MKVTAYFEDHKNIIEEELKKAKKEVVAAVAWINFELYNDVFIALLEREIQLKIICTDNPSNRRYMDCIKNLQKKGAVIKLLQMPSNNNHMHHKFAIIDGVTILNGSFNWSLNAAKSFENLTVIENCNSEAKKFLREFDAILKIEKETIKKLQKFSRCKNCIDGELLNVLVFSEQSTEYSETYGDVICVCNNCLEFDKIEECVQDSQIYTLINELSGASDDFEYDHIEEYLYQHLASHSDLDIHAIGKVKSTVDWQDNDDVETRILWKNKFVGDRLPDSLDHDFGVYYDN
- a CDS encoding sacsin N-terminal ATP-binding-like domain-containing protein: MTYNEEEVKELFEVVFKLSAKDINDKLIKVRNRPEIAKRRWFWELLQNAKDAVKPDERVSVKLIIGSNNGQEFIDFQHNGNPFRYQDAKNLVFPYSDKGDEENSDKSGRFGTGFLATHILSKKTQVKGIYLKDDQALNFNFTLDRSGSDKPQIAESINNTWQEFRAKRTEIQNYKYSSSNFETSFKYELDTHSLHLATQSILDFDVSLPFALAFIPKIQSVEILNQISNSTITYHKIDETTKQLTENIKLIAIEKKTFENGQNKAEIINLIICSDGVVDIAVEIYELNGKTYIKEFIEHQPLLFCPFPLIGANDFKFPLAINSISFLPKEERDGIWLADTIEGKTNQGLLEQVVPLFQSITNYASTQKWQDTYLLFKSLKDSLLIADFNSTWFKEKIQTPIKNYIKQVPLVDVDNGESLPISLNEQKVYFQSELKEDVRLQLWDFMNALFPNRIPQKVQSSNWYGVIWDDCPKHNINSFTKLISSYKTVENLQIALSKTKDETLLWLNNFVAFVNKEEASLLNITDSQILPNQFGTFKKKDELFLDDDTIDQELKIILADISKVTSKVTDWRNDMLDKKIFLELPSTRTKTLSLIGTTISDTIKDLLKEENPSNELRDVFSRLLNWLNDNHYKAKEHFKGLRTETLLYKTANESKIRHITDLLQKDRDGKISVEDLSNIDATKIALLQDPDLELKIRLGEQVLADLRKEKEEFKFKKETGDIFETLFHQLINNDNRLIIQKVEGEEDFIITNPANDKRFYIELKSIRTTENQINMTHKQAKKANAHPDNYFLCIIPNNGEHIDQNYFLNNAKFDQTIGLKLSNKIKEALAFEAPEVGISVEFEDALLSSYSKYRYKFAIQRNIWGQDNFDVFKTKLLN
- a CDS encoding histone H1, which translates into the protein MNDLLVKINAELEIFKTESESLIEKGVKAAGARARKSTLEIEKLLKEFRKVSIEESKK